The genomic region AGCAGATAAAGATGTTGAACTATGTCCTGTCTCCCAGACATCAAAATTACTCTCACTTCTTCTTGGGAATCCTGAGAGTCCATTAAATTTTCTTAGAGAATTAAAAAATTTTGCTCTACCTGTAAGAATTTTGTGAGCATAGCATTGATGGCCAACATCAAAGATTAGTTTATCTTTTTCAAAATTAAAAATATAATGTAGTGCTATTGTTAGTTCTATAACTCCAAGGTTTGAAGATACATGTCCACCTGTAGAACTTAATGATTCAATTAAAAAATCCCTTATTTGATCAGAAAGTAAGTAAAGTTCATCAATTGAAAGTTTCTTCAAAAAACTTGGATTATTTATTCTATATAAATGATCAAATTTTTTCATTTTCTTACCATCCTAAAATGTTTTTTAAATCAAAAGGATAGTTAATTATAACATTAAAACAACAATTAAAAAATTAAAATTGATTGATTTATTTAAATTTAATCTAAAACACTAGGATTATAAAAAACAGGAAATAATATAGCACATATAATTAAGTTTATTAACAGCGTTCTATCATTTTTAGATTAATTTTTTGTATTAATACTACTATTTACTTTGTTTTTTTTGTTGGGATAATTTGATTGAATTGTTTGTTGATTTACTCTTTGAGCATAAGCATTTAAGACCATTGTATTAGGAGTATTGGGAAGTGGAACGTATGCATGTATATCTTTATTTTTATCTAATGGGATTCTTATCATAGAGCTTGAAGATAAGCAGGTTGATATAATCATAGAAGAAACTAGAGAAGTTCCTAATAATAATTTTTTCATTTAACATCCTCCAAATTAATATTAAGTTAAAAATATTAAATAACTATTAATAAATTATACTATGAATATTTTAAATTGCAAGAGTTAAGTGGTTGGTTGCATACATTTTATATCCAAAATAGTTAATGATTTTGCATATAAAATTACACTTATTAACTAAAATACAAAATTAGATACAAATTTTTATAATTTGAATAGCTTAGTTTTTTATAGAAACCATAATAAAAATTTTTAAAACTGAGAAAACTTACTATTAGTAAAATTAAGGAGGAAATTAATTTGAATAGTAGGGTGAGTAGAAGTTTATTTATATTTTTTATGGTAGTTATTTATTGTTTTAATAGTGTTGTGACGGTATCGGCTATATCATTTTCAAAGAGTATAAATGGATATGATCTTTTGAGGGAAGAGTATGTTGAAACATTAAAATCAAAGGTTTTGTTATATGAACATAAAAAAAGCGGGGCTAAGATTATTCATATAAAAAATGATTCGAAATTAAAACTTTTTGATATAACGTTTAAAGTTCCTACAGTTAATAATAAAGGTACTAATCATATTTTAGAGCATATATTTTTTTCAGGATCTGAGAAATATCCGATCAAAGATGTATTCCCTGCATTGTTTTATTTGAATAATTTGGAGTATATAAATGCAGCAACGGATACAAATTATGTTACATATTACGTATCTTCAAGGGATAATAACCAGTTAAAAACTATTATTGATTATTATTTAAGTGCTTTATTTTATCCAATTGTATATAAGGAAGAAAATATTTTTAAGCAAGAAGGATGGAGATTTGAGTTAGAAGAGATGAATTCTCCATTAAAGTTAACAGGTGTTGTTTTAAATGAGATGAAGGGTTATGTTTTTAATAATGAATTTTATAAATCAATTGCAGCCGTAGACAGTTTATATAAGGGAGCTCCTGGATCATTTAATGGTGGTGGAGATCCTTATGTTATACCAGAGTTAACTTTAGAAGAATTGTTAGAGTCGCATAAAAAATATTATGTTCCTTCAAATTGTTTGGTAATACTCTATGGTGACATTGACACTAATGAGGTACTTAAGTTTATGGATAAAGAGCATTTAAGTTTGCACGATAGAAAAGAACAGATTCAAGAATATAATATCAGTGACAATTTAAGTGAGAAGGTTTATACAAATTTGAAATATCCTGTGCCAGAGAGGGAAAACAGGAACAATAAGCACATCTTTATTAATTCTTTTGCTACAGGAAGTATTAATGATGTGAGAGAAAGCTTTGCTATTAAGTTTTTGGTTTCAATGATGGGTGCGGAATTTTCTGGAATAGAAAAGCGGTTTAATGAGATGAATATCGGAACGGATTTTTCAATTGATTTTAGAAATGTTGGGTCGAAACAATCTTACGTAATGTTCTCTGCTAATTCGGAGCAAGAGTTTGGGGAAGAGTTTGAAAAATTTATTTATAGAGAACTTGAGAATTTTAGGGATAATATTTTAAATGAAGAGTACTTGGAGAATTATTATAATATAACGAGCAATATCATAAATAGGAAGATAACGGATACGCCTGATAGTTTTGTTATGTGGAATGTGATAAATGCTTGGTCATCAGGTGGAGATATCATAGATAGTATTAGATTTTATGAGAACTTGGAGTATCTAAAAGAATATGGAGTAGAAGATTTTATTAACATAATTGATATGCATTTTATAAATAATAAGCATTCAGCTTTTGTAACACTTGAGCCTGATTTTGGAATAATTGAAGAGAAGGAGAGAATCTTAAGAGAAGGTCTTAATAATTATAAGGAATCTATGAGTGAAAATGAAAAAGTTAATTTGATTAATGAAACAAATGATTTTAATTCATGGATTGAGCAAGAAGATTCTATGGTTGTACTTGAAAAGTTATCTAATCCATTTAAAAATGAACACAATAAGCTTGGTGACGCTAAGGTTCAAAGTAAGAATGGAATTTATGAATATGTTTGGGGAAAAATCGGTGAAAATGATTTTATAAATGTATCTCTTAACTTTGATTCGCGAACAGTTCCAAAGAGTAAGCTACATTATTTAGCTTTGTTTTCTGATTTGATGAAAGAAGGATTTGGTACTTATGATAAAACAAATATAGAATTGATGAGTGATATTAAACAAACACTATTTAATCTTAATATAACATTAGAGGAAAATTTAAATTGTTTTGATGGGAATATTTATAATCCAACCTTTAGGATATCATTTGATACTACTAAAAATAATTTAGATAGATCTGTAAAGTTATTAAATGAGTTTATAAACAACATAAATTTTAAAAATGTAGATTTATTACAAAATAATTTTAATAGATTGAAATTCTACTATGAGTCAAATTTAATTAATCCTAGCATCGTTTATTATGAAATTGATGGATCAAATTATGATGGGGGAAAATATAAAAATTATGTGAAGGGATTGCCTTATATAAAATTTTTAATCAATGTATTTGGGAAATATGGAGAGGATCACGATTTTATACATACTGTTAACAAGGAAATTCAAAATGTTAGTAATACGGTGTTTAATATAAACAATTTAAAAATCGGAGTTGTTTCTAATAATGAGAATTATAAGCTTGTTAAAAAGAATTTGGAGTCAAATTTATTACCTAATTTGAGGAATAATACAAATAGGAAATATAAATATAAATTTGATGCAGTAAGGGAAAGAATATCAATAAAAGCTCCATCTCCAAATGTGACATTGTATGCATTATTAAATTTTAAGGCTAGTGGTAGAAATTATACACCTAAGTTCTTAGTTGCAGAGTCAGTTTTGGGTGAATATTTGTATAGGAATATGAGGGTTAAGAATGGTGCATATCAGGTAAATTCTTTGGCTACAACTCAAGGAACATTTGCTGTTGTTGCAGGATTTTCTCCGGTATTGAAGGAACAAATAAAAGTTGTAAATAATATAGGTAATTATTTAAGTGAAATAGATATAACTGAATCATTACTTGAAAAATATAAGATAATAACTATTTCATCTCTTGCAAATACTTGCGATGAAATTGATAGAGCAAAAACAGAAGTACATAATTATTTGATAGGGATGACTAAGAAAGAATTTAAAAATATGATCGATGAGATTAAGTCAACAACGATTCAAGATATTAAAAGTATTGGGAAAACTATTTCAGATATTGGTTTTAATAAGATAGGTGTGTTTGGCAATATGAATATAATAGAAGATAGCAGCAAGAATTTCAGCAATATTTTTACTTTACCACTTAAAGAATAGTTTAAGGGTGTATCAAATTTAATTTGATACACCTTTTATTTGGTATCTGCTAAGTAACAATTAATATTAAATTTTCATATATTAATATGTACTTAAATTATAGAGAGGCTATTCATGGATCAATATATAAGTAGTTTGAAGAGGTTAGTAGAAGAAAATTATGACATAACAATATTTGATATAATAAAATTCAAAAATATTTATAAGATATCGGCGGTTGAGGGAAATTTTTGTTTAAAGCAATGTAAATATAAATTTAGTAAATTCAAATATATATTGGATGTTTTGGATTATTTAAAAAAACAAGAATTTGATAATGTTTTGAGTATAATTGAAACGTATTCAGAGGGGAAATACATTGAGCTTAATGGTGTTTATTTTTATATGACCAAGTGGTTAGAAAGCCGTGAATTAAATTATAGCAATTATTATGATGTTATACGAGCATCACAAAATATTGCTAATTTTCATAATTACACAAAAGGATATAAGCCGTCACAAAATATTTTGCCAGACTCTAGATGGATGAAGTGGATTGATCTTTTTAATTCTAAGCTTAGTGATATTATTTCATTTAAAGAGTTATTACAAGATAGAAATGATTTAAACACATTTGATAAAATTTATTTGGAAAATGTGAATAAAAATGTTGATTTAGCCAAGGAAAGTATTGAATTGTTGTATAAGTTTGAGTACGAAAAAATTATAAATGAGCATTCTAAACTGGGTTATATTTGTCATCATGATTTGGCAAATCATAATCTATTGATCGATTCAAAAGGGAAAATTTATTTTATAGATTTTGATTATGTAATTTTAGATACTTATCTTCATGATTTAGGAAGTTTTATTAATAGATGTTTGAAGCTCGGTAATTGGAATGAGCATAAATTTAATATGGTGATTAATTCCTATAGAGATGTTAAGTATTTACCTAGACGTGAAATTTTGCTTACACTTTCTTTTATATTGTTTCCAAATGATTTTTGGCAAATAGGTATTCAGCGTTATAGAGAGAGTATTGGGTGGGATAATGAGAAATTTTTAAAACGTTTAAATAGATCTGAAAATGATAAAGATGATAGGACGAATTTTATAAGAAGTATAATTTTTAAATAGTTTTGTAGGAGTTCTTATGAGTTTGAAAAGTTTTGCTATCTCAAAAAAAATATATGAGTTTGAAGAATTTCAAAAAAATAGAGTGAAGGATTACACGGAAGGAGGTATTTTTGAGCATATTAAT from Candidatus Arthromitus sp. SFB-mouse-Japan harbors:
- a CDS encoding insulinase family protein; amino-acid sequence: MNSRVSRSLFIFFMVVIYCFNSVVTVSAISFSKSINGYDLLREEYVETLKSKVLLYEHKKSGAKIIHIKNDSKLKLFDITFKVPTVNNKGTNHILEHIFFSGSEKYPIKDVFPALFYLNNLEYINAATDTNYVTYYVSSRDNNQLKTIIDYYLSALFYPIVYKEENIFKQEGWRFELEEMNSPLKLTGVVLNEMKGYVFNNEFYKSIAAVDSLYKGAPGSFNGGGDPYVIPELTLEELLESHKKYYVPSNCLVILYGDIDTNEVLKFMDKEHLSLHDRKEQIQEYNISDNLSEKVYTNLKYPVPERENRNNKHIFINSFATGSINDVRESFAIKFLVSMMGAEFSGIEKRFNEMNIGTDFSIDFRNVGSKQSYVMFSANSEQEFGEEFEKFIYRELENFRDNILNEEYLENYYNITSNIINRKITDTPDSFVMWNVINAWSSGGDIIDSIRFYENLEYLKEYGVEDFINIIDMHFINNKHSAFVTLEPDFGIIEEKERILREGLNNYKESMSENEKVNLINETNDFNSWIEQEDSMVVLEKLSNPFKNEHNKLGDAKVQSKNGIYEYVWGKIGENDFINVSLNFDSRTVPKSKLHYLALFSDLMKEGFGTYDKTNIELMSDIKQTLFNLNITLEENLNCFDGNIYNPTFRISFDTTKNNLDRSVKLLNEFINNINFKNVDLLQNNFNRLKFYYESNLINPSIVYYEIDGSNYDGGKYKNYVKGLPYIKFLINVFGKYGEDHDFIHTVNKEIQNVSNTVFNINNLKIGVVSNNENYKLVKKNLESNLLPNLRNNTNRKYKYKFDAVRERISIKAPSPNVTLYALLNFKASGRNYTPKFLVAESVLGEYLYRNMRVKNGAYQVNSLATTQGTFAVVAGFSPVLKEQIKVVNNIGNYLSEIDITESLLEKYKIITISSLANTCDEIDRAKTEVHNYLIGMTKKEFKNMIDEIKSTTIQDIKSIGKTISDIGFNKIGVFGNMNIIEDSSKNFSNIFTLPLKE
- a CDS encoding CotS family spore coat protein is translated as MDQYISSLKRLVEENYDITIFDIIKFKNIYKISAVEGNFCLKQCKYKFSKFKYILDVLDYLKKQEFDNVLSIIETYSEGKYIELNGVYFYMTKWLESRELNYSNYYDVIRASQNIANFHNYTKGYKPSQNILPDSRWMKWIDLFNSKLSDIISFKELLQDRNDLNTFDKIYLENVNKNVDLAKESIELLYKFEYEKIINEHSKLGYICHHDLANHNLLIDSKGKIYFIDFDYVILDTYLHDLGSFINRCLKLGNWNEHKFNMVINSYRDVKYLPRREILLTLSFILFPNDFWQIGIQRYRESIGWDNEKFLKRLNRSENDKDDRTNFIRSIIFK